CAGGTGCGGCGTGGTGATCTGCTCCGGGGCCATGTAGGCCACGGTGCCCAGTGCGTAGCCGGTGCGCGTCAGTGAGGTGGCTTGCTGCACGCGGGCAATGCCGAAGTCCATCAGCTTGAGGGCGCCTTGCGGGGTGACGATGGCGTTGCCGGGCTTGATGTCACGGTGCACGATGCCCGCCGCATGCGCCACCTCCAGGCCCCGGAGGGCCTGAATCACCAGCCCGACGGCCATCGGCCAGGGCAAGGCGCCCTCCTGCCGAAGCTTCACGTCGAGCGGGGTGCCCGCGACGTACTCCATTTCTATCCAGAAAAGGCCATCCTCCTGGAGCACCCGATGCACAGCGACGATGTTGGGATGGCTCAGGCGCGCCAGGGCACGGGCCTCAAGCATGAACCGCTCTGGCAGCCCGTCTTGTTGAGCCATGTCGGGGCGCATCACCTTGATGGCCACCTCGCGCTCCAGCACGCGGTCGGTGCCCCGCCAGACGGTGCCCATCGCCCCCTGACCCAGCGGTGTGACGTTGGCGTAATGTCTGCCCAGCGTGTCCAACACCGTCATCGTGTGGTCCCGTCAGTCAACGCTGGTCTGGGGCGACAGCAAGTCCATGCCGTATTTGATGGGAATGGCAAAGCTCAAGCGACTGTTGCCGGCAAAGAAGATGCCTGCCGCACGCCCTTGGCGATCAAACATGGGGCCACCGCTGTTGCCCTGCCCGGTGGCGTTGATGTCCAGTTGATAGGCGTCGCCCACCGTGCTGACGTAGGCTTCGGACTGCCCGTCCTTGCGATCTTGTGTGCCGCGAATCACCCGGCTGACCACCCCCGGGCTGACGGTCACCGAGGGCACGTCGGTGATGGTGGCCTTGCGATTGAAGGGATCCTGAGACGCCGTCTGCAGATACACCTCTGGCGCCGCCGCCGGGTACCCCATGACGACCACATCCTGCCCCTCTTTGAGGGAGGCCACCTCGTTCGGTGCGGGCAGATCCACCGCCACCAGCTTGCTGGGCGTGTCGATCTTGATCAAGGCCACATCGTGGGCATCGGAGACCTTGACCAACCTCGCCGGATGCCGGTCTTTGGACCGGGAGAAGACCACGTCCAGCACCTGCAACTGCCCCACGGCGCCGCCCCGAATGCCCGATCCGGAGCCCCCGCCGAGCGACGTGCTGCGCGCCGGCACCCATTGCCCCACGGCGCTGCGCAGTTGCGGCGTGACCGAGCCCAGCACGTGTTTTTCACCGCCGCTCAGAACCAGCAGACAAGGGCAACTGAGGATCTCGGGCATGTCGGTCTGCCACGATGCCGCCACGTGGCGGTTGGTGAGGATGAAGCCATCGGGCGACACCACGAACCCGGAGCCCGTGTGCGTGGAGCCGATGGCGCGCCCCTTGGCGGCGTTGAGCGTGAGCTTGGGCTCCACCGAGCCATCGCGGTGCTGGATGTAGACAGGCAAGGTCATGGCCTGCCCGTCTTTCAGGGTGATGCGTTCATGCTCGTGGAAGATCGTCTGGTTGGTGGCCTTGTGCACCAGCTTCCAGCTGACCTCGATCTTGACCGTGGCCGGCCCATACTGGCTGGCCACGCGTTCGGCCAGTGATTCGTGGGTGGGCATGCCTGCCGCCGTTGGCGGCAGGGCGTTGGCCGCGCCCTCGGGACCGGCAGAGGGCCGAACGTACAGGCCGGCCATCACGCCCACCGCGATCAAGGCGGTCATCAAGGCCACTGGCACCCAGCGTGGTCTGGACTTGTCCGTTGGCGGCATCGGCGTTGCCGCCGTGCCACCGCCTTCCGTGCGGCGGTTGCTGGCGGCCGTGACGGCAGGCATGGGGATGGTCTGGTCCACGCTGATCACGCGCGTGGGCGCTGCAGCCCGGATGACGCGCGTGGCCTTGGGCTGCTCGGGTGGGACGGGATCAAAGGCCAAGGTCAGCCGTGGCCCACCTTCGCCGAGGCTGATGACGTCTCCGTGCTGAAGCGTCGCCACACCCGACACCCGCGTGCCGTTGAGAAACAGGCCGTTGCTGCTGCCCTGGTCGGTCAGCGTGAC
The window above is part of the Aquabacterium sp. A3 genome. Proteins encoded here:
- a CDS encoding trypsin-like peptidase domain-containing protein yields the protein MTLQRLTVHVMDGQAQVQEFVFPADRQEPIVIGRELGAHIKFSDNHDVVSRRHALIHLKAGADPVTLTDQGSSNGLFLNGTRVSGVATLQHGDVISLGEGGPRLTLAFDPVPPEQPKATRVIRAAAPTRVISVDQTIPMPAVTAASNRRTEGGGTAATPMPPTDKSRPRWVPVALMTALIAVGVMAGLYVRPSAGPEGAANALPPTAAGMPTHESLAERVASQYGPATVKIEVSWKLVHKATNQTIFHEHERITLKDGQAMTLPVYIQHRDGSVEPKLTLNAAKGRAIGSTHTGSGFVVSPDGFILTNRHVAASWQTDMPEILSCPCLLVLSGGEKHVLGSVTPQLRSAVGQWVPARSTSLGGGSGSGIRGGAVGQLQVLDVVFSRSKDRHPARLVKVSDAHDVALIKIDTPSKLVAVDLPAPNEVASLKEGQDVVVMGYPAAAPEVYLQTASQDPFNRKATITDVPSVTVSPGVVSRVIRGTQDRKDGQSEAYVSTVGDAYQLDINATGQGNSGGPMFDRQGRAAGIFFAGNSRLSFAIPIKYGMDLLSPQTSVD